In the Candidatus Delongbacteria bacterium genome, GCTCACGCTGCAGGCCGAGAGGCCGGGCGGCACGCCCAGCGCCTTCTGGGTGGACGTGATGCAGCAGTCCACGCCCAGCTCGTCCACGGGAATCGAGGTACCGGCCATGGAACTGACCGTATCCAGCAGCCAGAGCACATCGGGATAACGACGGCGCACCTCGGCGATCTCGGCCACCGGATTCATCACGCCGCTGGAGGTCTCGTTGTGGGTCACGGTAAAGGTGTCGTACTTGCCCGTGGCCAGGGCCTTCTCGACCTCGGAGGCCAGGGTGGGCTGTCCCTGGGGCACTTCGAAGAGGTCGGCATCCTTGCCGTTGAGCACGGCCATGTCATGCCAGCGCTTGCCGAACGCCCCCACGCTGAAAACTGCGGCGCGCTTCGCACTGAAGCTGCGGATCGCACCTTCCATCAGACCGCTGCCCGATGAGGTGGAGAGCAGGATCACCTGCTCGGTCTGGAAGACCTTGCGCAGTTTCTCGGAAATGCCGCGCTGCAGGGCGCTGGCATCCTTGCTGCGGTGGCCGATCATCGGATGGGTCATCGCAGCCAGTACGTCGGGCCGGACATCCACCGGACCGGGAATGAAGAGTTTCTTGGCCATCTCTCGCTCCTGGCGATTGGGGGTCACTGTGACTCAGGAAAGGGAATCCGTGCCGCTCGCACCCAGGCGCGCGCAGCCGTTTTCCAGATAGTTGCATACATAATCCCTGACGGCCTCCTCGAGACCCGTCGCGGGCAATGGCAGGCCGATGGCCGTGCTGCGGCTCATCTCGGCGCAGGTGTGATACTGATACTGGCCGCGCAGTTCGGTGGGCATGGGCACCCAGTCGATCTTTGGTTCACGGCCCAGTGCCTGGAACACGGCCAGCGCCAGATCCTCGAAACGACGGGCCATTCCCGTGCCCAGATTGAACAGTCCGTGCACCTCGGGCATGCGCCAGGCGGCCAGCATGGTCTCGACCACATCCTTGACGTAAACGAAATCACGGCTCTCGTCGCCATTGGCGAATCCATCGCGGTGATT is a window encoding:
- a CDS encoding alanine--glyoxylate aminotransferase family protein, which encodes MAKKLFIPGPVDVRPDVLAAMTHPMIGHRSKDASALQRGISEKLRKVFQTEQVILLSTSSGSGLMEGAIRSFSAKRAAVFSVGAFGKRWHDMAVLNGKDADLFEVPQGQPTLASEVEKALATGKYDTFTVTHNETSSGVMNPVAEIAEVRRRYPDVLWLLDTVSSMAGTSIPVDELGVDCCITSTQKALGVPPGLSACSVSERAIERARGVQNRGFYFDMVQLYDFVFKKDHQYSSTPALSLMYALDKALDLILEEGLQVRWDRHKANMEKVRAWGRKHFELLVDDAFASRTVTVIHNTRGFNVSELNGALGQRGFQIANGYGELKDKTFRIAHMAECTAAGLDELFVAMEDILDLK